One segment of Trachemys scripta elegans isolate TJP31775 chromosome 1, CAS_Tse_1.0, whole genome shotgun sequence DNA contains the following:
- the LOC117872768 gene encoding olfactory receptor 52M1-like — translation MSDSNTTDFSNPSTFILLGVPGLEAAHVWISIPFGSMYAIAILGNFTILFTVKTEMSLHGPMYYFLCMLAITDLVVSTSIVPKMLAIYWFNSREINFSSCLTQMYFIHCFSVMESGIFVAMAFDRYVAICDPLRHSTILTNPMVTKIGLAMMLRSGLLALPFPLLVRQWPYCRNNIIPQQYCAHIAVVKLACADTRASSYYGLFVVFCVIGLDVFFIALSYTQILRAIFSLPTKDVRLKTFGTCISHLCAILAFYIPSLFFSLMYRFGQNVPLHFHVLIANVYLLMPPVLNPIIYGVRTKQIRDRLLRLFTQKGT, via the coding sequence atgtcagattccaacacaaccgacttctccaacccctccaccttcatcctgctgggtGTTCCTGGCTTGGAGGCagcccatgtctggatctccatccccttcggCAGTATGTATGCCATAGCCATCTTGGGGAATTTCACCATCCTGTTCACCGTGAAGACAGAGATGAGTCTCCAtgggcccatgtactatttcctttGCATGCTGGCCATCACTGACCTGGTTGTATCTACGTCCATTGTGCCCAAAATGCTGGCAATATACTGGTTCAATTCCAGAGAGATCAATTTCAGttcctgcctcacccagatgtacttcattcactgcttctCAGTGATGGAGTCTGGGATCTTTGTGGCAATGGCTTTTgatcgctatgtggccatctgtgatcccctgagacattccacaATCCTGACAAATCCCATGGTGACCAAGATTGGCCTGGCCATGATGCTGCGCAGCGGTTTGCTTGCATTGCCCTTTCCCTTACTGGTAAGGCAATGGCCATATTGCAGAAACAACATCATCCCCCAGCAGTACTGCGCACACATAGccgtggtgaagctggcctgtgCCGACACCCGTGCGAGTAGTTACTATGGGCTCTTTGTGGTATTCTGTGTGATTGGTCTGGATGTATTTTTTATTGCCCTGTCCTAcacccagatcctcagggccatcttcagcctccccacaaaggacgtccggctcaagacttttgggacctgcatctcccacctttgtgccaTCTTAGCCTTTTACATCCCAAGTCTCTTCTTCTCCCTCATGTACCGGTTTGGCCAGAATGTGCCCCTGCATTTCCACGTTCTCATTGCCAATGTGTACCTCTTGATGCCCCCTGtgctaaaccccatcatctacggggtgaggaccaaacagatccgggacaggctgctccGGCTCTTTACTCAAAAAGGGACCTAa